The following proteins are encoded in a genomic region of Coffea eugenioides isolate CCC68of chromosome 6, Ceug_1.0, whole genome shotgun sequence:
- the LOC113776180 gene encoding protein NRT1/ PTR FAMILY 5.5-like, whose translation MPIRITFVICGLITSVGNTYFVEQANHMNYKIGKLKLPNSVNLVFYEISKSLIKLIYTAIGRCLRGARKEKYAPSIGIALATIFSVLCCITASGIETRRIHVIRSHGLLDKPEDKIPLSVFVLLPQYFLLAGLDSLYENNVTPFLTDQSPPSMKKYLVYLSPGLSGLGIVGSVLSVYVVGKVSEKGGKRNWFQYTLNQSRLDRYYSVLAVLSAANFIWFVFWAVLFPLREPGSNDEKAAENDEEKAGNNDGNEEQTRNQEKEEPIGNREWVDPSLNFVNDLLAANITR comes from the coding sequence ATGCCAATTAGGATCACCTTTGTAATTTGTGGTCTCATTACTTCTGTTGGAAACACATACTTCGTAGAGCAAGCAAACCACATGAATTATAAGATTGGAAAACTAAAGTTGCCTAACTCAGTCAATCTGGTGTTCTATGAAATATCAAAGTCACTGATTAAGTTAATTTACACTGCTATTGGAAGGTGCTTAAGAGGAGCACGCAAAGAAAAGTATGCCCCCTCAATTGGCATTGCGCTTGCTACAATCTTCTCAGTGTTATGTTGCATAACTGCTTCTGGAATCGAAACTCGAAGGATACATGTGATCAGAAGTCATGGACTGCTAGATAAACCGGAAGATAAGATCCCTTTGAGTGTGTTTGTGCTTCTTCCACAATACTTTCTTCTAGCTGGTCTGGACTCGCTCTATGAAAACAATGTTACCCCTTTCTTGACTGATCAGAGTCCTCCTTCGATGAAAAAGTACCTTGTATACCTCAGTCCTGGATTATCTGGGCTAGGAATCGTTGGAAGTGTTTTATCAGTTTATGTTGTAGGTAAAGTTAgtgaaaaagggggaaaaaggaATTGGTTTCAGTACACATTAAACCAGAGTCGCCTGGATCGCTATTATTCGGTGCTTGCTGTCCTGAGTGCTGCAAATTTCATTTGGTTTGTATTCTGGGCTGTATTGTTCCCTCTTAGAGAACCAGGTTCAAATGATGAGAAAGCtgctgaaaatgatgaagaaaaggCTGGAAATAATGATGGAAATGAGGAACAGACTCGAAATCAAGAAAAAGAGGAACCTATTGGAAATAGAGAATGGGTTGACCCTTCTCTGAATTTTGTTAACGATCTTTTGGCTGCTAACATTACACGTTGA
- the LOC113776188 gene encoding receptor-like protein EIX1: MALSPMERHLLCNSSSLLLLFLFSSVPITSQFPFGSSKQAYHHSNVTCIESERRALLQLKHGLKDELNRLSSWIGEGCCSWEGVGCHKTTGSVLKLDLHGIMYDDYHCTNCLGGQLSPSLVNLTNLRYLDMSSNNFSGIQLPAFLGLLKNLRYLNLSHAGFDGEIPHHLGNLSHLRYLDLGWNSLSTKDLGWVAGLSSLEGLVLSKLNLAAAQDGLQSINMLLSLTTLDLNGCDLFIHPHLSHVNFTSLAFLDLSGNNFNNYMAPPWLRNLTGLHDLRLVEGLVLSTVSVIDARDGLQSINMLPSLTTLDLNGCGHFIHPHLSHVNFTSLAFLDLVVNNFNNNMVPSWLCNLTGLHDLRFGNNNLYDPIHGLFDQMTSLVYLDLSPNRFDASTLKSLCNASSLTYLDLSDNNLQGSIASEIGQLINLTYLDLSGNNVQGSIPSEIGQLPKLTRLLLSSNKLNGTIPINLGQLTKLQDFDVGDNSLTGVLSEDHFTKLRELKSLDLTGNSLALNVSSSWIPPFQLREIQMQSIIVGPRFPAWLRTQKGLGVLDMRKASISDAIPNWFLSKNKSSTVRSWLYLSQNFLTGHIPQLHHALSILYLNDNRFTGTIPEDLCKLENLYILDLSNNLLSGRVPLCLGNLRDLKLLKLANNSLSGQIPISLGLRVLNLAHNNLSGFIPHCFNNISAMMVSGPDGLYDIYGQDRLQDIKGGREDEFDSGDLRLLRSETMEAIPSASGDVGLQNSATVKNQELWLQQEVKNCCCGLTLTNLHLGIILSTTIDNSKIAPPSPHKPQWA; this comes from the exons ATGGCTCTTTCTCCAATGGAGCGTCATCTTCTTTGTAATTCTTCATCTTTACTACTACTCTTCTTATTCAGTTCTGTTCCTATCACTAGCCAATTCCCATTTGGTAGCAGCAAACAAGCTTATCACCATTCAAATGTCACTTGTATTGAAAGTGAACGACGTGCCCTTCTTCAACTCAAACATGGATTGAAAGATGAATTAAATCGCCTGTCATCTTGGATTGGAGAAGGTTGTTGTTCATGGGAAGGAGTTGGTTGCCACAAAACCACTGGTAGTGTTTTGAAACTTGATCTACACGGTATAATGTATGATGATTATCACTGCACAAATTGCTTGGGAGGCCAATTAAGTCCATCTTTGgtcaatttgaccaatttgcgATACTTGGACATGAGCTCAAATAATTTTTCAGGAATCCAACTTCCTGCATTCTTGGGATTGTTGAAAAACTTGAGATACCTCAATCTCTCACATGCAGGATTTGATGGTGAAATTCCCCACCATTTAGGAAACCTCTCACATTTACGGTATTTAGATCTTGGGTGGAATTCATTGAGCACTAAGGATCTCGGGTGGGTTGCTGGGCTCTCTTCTCTAGAAGGCCTAGTCCTGTCTAAGTTGAACCTTGCAGCCGCTCAAGATGGATTACAGTCAATTAACATGCTTCTTTCACTAACAACACTAGACTTGAATGGTTGTGATCTCTTCATCCATCCTCATCTTTCACATGTCAATTTCACATCTCTTGCTTTCCTTGATCTCAGtggaaataatttcaacaaCTACATGGCCCCTCCTTGGCTCCGTAATCTTACTGGCCTCCATGATCTTCGTCTTGTTG AAGGCCTAGTCCTGTCCACGGTGAGCGTTATAGATGCTCGAGATGGGTTACAATCAATTAACATGCTTCCTTCGCTAACAACACTAGACTTAAATGGTTGTGGTCATTTCATCCATCCTCATCTTTCACATGTCAATTTCACATCTCTTGCTTTCCTTGATCTCGTCGTAAATAATTTCAACAACAACATGGTCCCTTCTTGGCTCTGTAATCTTACTGGCCTCCATGATCTTCGTTTTGGTAATAATAATCTTTATGATCCAATTCATGGCCTGTTTGACCAAATGACCTCTCTAGTTTATCTCGATCTATCTCCAAACCGCTTTGATGCTTCAACGTTGAAATCACTTTGTAATGCAAGCAGTCTTACTTATTTGGATCTGAGTGATAATAATTTGCAAGGGTCAATAGCAAGTGAAATAGGCCAACTTATAAATCTTACTTATTTGGATCTGAGCGGCAATAATGTGCAAGGGTCAATACCAAGTGAAATAGGTCAACTTCCAAAACTAACAAGGCTATTATTGTCCTCTAATAAATTAAATGGTACCATACCAATCAATCTTGGGCAGCTGACGAAGCTACAAGATTTTGACGTTGGAGACAATTCATTGACCGGGGTCCTATCTGAAGACCATTTTACGAAACTACGAGAGCTGAAGTCACTGGACCTAACTGGAAACTCACTCGCTCTGAACGTGAGCTCCTCATGGATTCCTCCTTTTCAACTCCGTGAAATTCAGATGCAATCCATCATAGTGGGACCTAGGTTTCCAGCTTGGCTTCGGACACAGAAGGGGCTTGGGGTTTTAGACATGCGGAAAGCGAGCATTTCAGATGCCATACCCAACTGGTTTCTCTCTAAAAACAAATCGTCCACTGTGCGCAGCTGGTTAtatctttcacaaaattttcttaCTGGACATATTCCGCAGCTTCATCATGCGCTGAGCATTCTCTATCTGAATGATAACCGTTTCACAGGTACTATCCCTGAAGATTTGTGCAAGTTGGAAAATTTATATATTCTGGATCTATCCAACAATCTTCTGTCCGGAAGAGTTCCTCTGTGTCTAGGAAACTTGCGAGACCTGAAGCTCCTAAAGTTGGCAAATAACAGTCTATCCGGTCAAATTCCGATTTCACTGG GTCTTCGAGTTCTGAACCTAGCACATAATAACTTGAGTGGATTTATTCCTCACTGCTTTAACAACATTAGTGCCATGATGGTATCAGGGCCAGATGGACTTTACGACATTTATGGACAAGATAGGCTTCAAGACATTAAGGGAGGAAGAGAAGATGAGTTTGACTCAGGGGACCTTCGGCTTCTTAGATCC gaaacaATGGAGGCTATTCCCTCAGCTTCTGGCGATGTGGGATTACAAAATTCTGCCACAGTCAAGAATCAAGAATTGTGGCTGCAGCAAGAAGTCAAGAATTGCTGCTGTGGCTTGActttaacaaatctccaccttggcataattttgAGTACCACTATCGACAATAGTAAAATtgctccaccttctccacataAGCCCCAATGGGCATAA
- the LOC113776437 gene encoding putative receptor like protein 25, with product MELVQLQVLNLSQNHLTGRIPKKIGNLKQLETFDLSMNALSSAIPESLSDLYSLNSLNLSHNKFSGPIPSGNQLQTLTDPSIYEGNSGLCGKPLPNSCWEHKLPTKNRPIDDDEVHGESDWTWFYAGIRPGFVVGLLGVLGILLFKKSWRYAYFKFIESICDKIWVKTTRLRRNFR from the coding sequence ATGGAGCTGGTTCAATTGCAAGTTTTGAATCTTTCACAAAATCATTTGACTGGAAGGATCCCCAAGAAGATTGGCAACTTGAAGCAACTTGAAACATTTGATCTTTCAATGAATGCACTCTCCAGTGCAATCCCTGAAAGCTTATCTGATTTGTACTCATTGAACTCTCTGAATTTGTCACACAATAAATTTTCAGGGCCAATACCATCAGGAAATCAACTTCAGACCTTGACCGATCCATCCATCTATGAAGGAAACAGTGGACTCTGTGGCAAACCGCTCCCAAACAGTTGCTGGGAACACAAATTGCCTACCAAAAATAGGCCtattgatgatgatgaagtCCATGGCGAGTCTGATTGGACTTGGTTTTATGCTGGAATACGACCGGGTTTTGTTGTCGGGCTTTTGGGAGTTCTGGGAATCCTTCTCTTCAAGAAGTCATGGCGCTATGCATACTTCAAGTTTATAGAAAGCATCTGTGACAAAATCTGGGTAAAGACTACTCGCCTGAGGAGGAATTTCCGTTGA
- the LOC113776202 gene encoding receptor-like protein EIX2 → MKHHLLCTFSSFLLLFLFSYIPITGQFPFGSSSKQAYDHLNVTCIESERRVLLQLKHGLKDESNRLLSWIGEGCCSWEGISCHKITGSVLKLDLRNTVPLYSDGDYQCTNCLGGQLSPSLVNLTNLRYLDMSSNNFSGIQVPAFLGLLKNLRYLNLSHAGFDGEIPHHLGNLSHIRYLDLGWNSLSTKDLGWVAGLSSLEGLVLSKLNLTAAQDGLQSINMLPSLTILDLNYCGLFIHPHLSHVNFTSLVFLDLSENNFNNYTVPPWLHNLTGLHDFRLGHNNLSDPIHGLFDQMTSLVHCDLSSNRFDVSTLKSLCNASSLTYLDLSRNHLQGSIPSEIGQLINLTYLDLSGNNLQGSIPSEIGQLSKLTNLSLSGNSLNGTIPTNLGQLTKLQDFDIGYNSLTGVLSEDHFSKLRELKSLDLSGSSLALNVSSSWVPPFQLRRIWMGSMIVGPRFPAWLRTQKEVEWLDMRNASISDAIPSWFQVVCDDIMILDLSSNKLTGNPLEFKQLKHTARHIPQLEVGQTSVVYALGSLFLNDNRFTGTIPEDLCKLEYLEFLDLSNNLLSGRVPLCLGNLRDLQFLFLANNSLSGQIPSSLGNLRRLSTLHLNGNKFVGKLPTSMQHLKNLQMLDLGDNGLKDIMPAWIGESLSNLRFLRFQSNNFHGPIADTLCQLSLLQVLNLAHNNLSGFIPHCFNNITALMVSGLYGGFAIEAQASLQDIKGGRESEYLQGSLPLVKSISLSANNLVGEIPDGVMELVQLQVLNLSQNHLTGRIPDKIGNLKQLETLDLSMNALFGTIPESLSDLYSLNSLNLSHNKLSGPIPSGNQLQTLTDPSIYEGNSGLCGKPLPNNCWEHKLPTKNGPIDDDEGHGESDWSWFYAGIGPGFAVGLLGVLGILLFKKSWRYAYFKFIENVCDKIWVKSTRPRRNFR, encoded by the exons ATGAAGCATCATCTTCTTTGTACTTTTTCATCTTTCCTACTTCTCTTCTTATTCAGTTATATTCCTATCACTGGCCAGTTCCCATTTGGTAGCAGCAGCAAACAAGCTTATGATCATTTAAATGTCACCTGTATTGAAAGTGAGCGGCGTGTCCTTCTTCAACTCAAACATGGGTTGAAAGATGAATCAAATCGTCTGTTATCTTGGATCGGAGAAGGATGTTGTTCATGGGAAGGCATTAGTTGCCATAAAATCACTGGTAGTGTTTTGAAACTTGATCTGCGCAATACGGTGCCACTCTATTCTGATGGTGATTATCAGTGCACAAATTGCTTGGGAGGCCAATTAAGTCCATCTCTGgtcaatttgaccaatttgcgATACTTGGACATGAGCTCAAATAATTTTTCAGGAATCCAAGTTCCTGCATTCTTGGGATTGTTGAAAAACTTGAGATACCTCAATCTCTCACATGCAGGATTTGATGGTGAAATTCCCCACCATTTAGGAAACCTCTCGCATATACGGTATTTGGATCTTGGGTGGAATTCATTGAGCACTAAGGATCTCGGGTGGGTTGCTGGGCTCTCTTCTCTAGAAGGCCTAGTCCTGTCCAAATTGAACCTTACAGCCGCTCAAGATGGGTTACAGTCCATTAACATGCTTCCTTCACTAACAATACTAGACTTGAATTATTGTGGTCTTTTCATCCATCCTCATCTTTCACATGTCAATTTCACATCTCTTGTTTTCCTTGATCTCAGTGAAAATAATTTCAACAACTACACGGTCCCTCCTTGGCTCCATAATCTTACTGGCCTCCATGATTTTCGTCTTGGTCATAATAATCTTTCTGATCCAATTCATGGCCTGTTTGATCAAATGACCTCTCTAGTTCATTGTGATCTATCTTCAAACCGCTTTGATGTTTCAACGTTAAAATCACTTTGTAATGCAAGCAGTCTTACTTATTTGGATCTGAGTCGTAATCATTTGCAAGGGTCAATACCAAGTGAAATAGGCCAACTTATAAATCTTACTTATTTGGATCTGAGTGGGAATAATTTGCAAGGGTCAATACCAAGTGAAATAGGTCAGCTTTCAAAATTAACAAACCTATCATTGTCTGGTAACAGCTTAAATGGTACCATACCGACCAATCTTGGGCAGCTGACGAAGCTACAAGATTTTGACATTGGTTACAATTCATTAACTGGTGTCCTATCTGAAGACCATTTTTCGAAACTCCGAGAGCTAAAGTCACTGGACCTATCTGGAAGCTCGCTCGCTCTGAACGTGAGCTCCTCGTGGGTTCCTCCTTTTCAACTCCGACGAATTTGGATGGGATCCATGATTGTGGGACCCAGGTTTCCAGCTTGGCTTCGGACGCAGAAGGAGGTTGAGTGGTTAGACATGCGGAACGCGAGCATTTCAGATGCCATACCCAGCTGGTTTCAAGTGGTTTGTGATGATATTATGATATTAGATCTCTCCAGCAATAAACTAACTGGAAATCCTTTGGAGTTCAAACAATTGAAGCATACAGCAA GACATATTCCGCAGCTTGAAGTTGGTCAAACTTCGGTTGTGTATGCGCTGGGGTCTCTCTTTCTGAATGATAACCGTTTCACAGGTACTATCCCTGAAGACTTGTGCAAGTTGGAATATTTAGAATTTCTGGATCTATCCAACAATCTTCTGTCCGGAAGAGTTCCTCTGTGTCTAGGAAACTTGCGAGACCTGCAGTTCCTATTCTTGGCAAATAACAGTCTATCCGGCCAAATTCCGAGTTCACTGGGTAACTTGCGGAGACTTTCTACTCTGCATTTGAACGGAAATAAATTCGTTGGGAAGCTCCCTACCTCAATGCAGCATCTGAAAAATTTGCAAATGCTTGATCTCGGTGACAATGGACTGAAGGACATTATGCCAGCTTGGATTGGGGAAAGTTTATCAAATTTAAGGTTTCTAAGATTTCAGTCAAATAACTTCCATGGACCTATTGCCGATACACTCTGCCAACTCTCACTTCTTCAAGTGCTAAACTTAGCACATAATAACTTGAGTGGATTTATTCCTCACTGCTTTAATAACATTACTGCCTTAATGGTATCAGGGCTATATGGAGGTTTCGCCATTGAGGCACAAGCAAGCCTTCAAGACATTAAGGGAGGAAGAGAATCTGAGTACCTTCAAGGAAGCCTTCCGCTTGTTAAATCCATAAGCCTCTCAGCAAATAATTTAGTTGGCGAGATCCCTGATGGGGTAATGGAACTGGTTCAATTGCAAGTTTTGAATCTTTCACAGAATCATTTGACCGGAAGGATCCCGGATAAGATTGGCAACTTGAAGCAACTTGAAACACTGGATCTATCAATGAATGCACTCTTCGGTACAATCCCCGAAAGCTTATCTGATTTGTACTCATTGAACTCTCTGAATTTGTCACACAATAAACTTTCAGGGCCAATACCATCAGGAAATCAACTTCAGACCTTGACCGATCCATCCATCTATGAAGGAAACAGTGGACTCTGTGGCAAACCGCTCCCAAACAACTGCTGGGAACACAAATTGCCTACCAAAAATGGGCCtattgatgatgatgaaggCCACGGCGAGTCTGATTGGTCTTGGTTTTATGCAGGAATAGGACCGGGTTTTGCTGTCGGGCTCTTGGGAGTTCTGGGAATCCTTCTCTTCAAGAAGTCATGGCGCTATGCATACTTCAAGTTTATAGAAAATGTCTGTGACAAAATCTGGGTAAAGAGTACTCGCCCGAGGAGGAATTTCCGTTGA